The region GTACCGCGCGGGAGAACCTGGCGTTGCTGGCACCCGGCGCCGACGACGCGCACCTGCTGCGCGCCGCGTCCGCGGTCGGCGCCGACGCGCTGCTCGACAGGCTGGGCGGGCTGGACGCCGCGCTCGGCCACGCGGGCGCGGGACTGTCGGCCGGGGAACGCCAGTTGCTGGGGCTGGCGCGGGTTTTCGCGAGCCCGGCGCGGATCGTCGTGCTGGACGAGGCCACCGCGCACCTAGACGGTGCGGCGGAAGCACGAGCCGAGCGGGCTTTCGCCGCCCGGGGCGGCATCCTGGTGGTCATCGCGCACCGGCCGGCCTCCGCCCGCCGCGCCGGCCGGGTGCTGGTCATGGACGGAAGGCAGGCGGTGCTCGGCGAGCACGAACAGCTGCTCGTGCGCTCGCGGCACTATGCCGACATGACCCAGGCGTGGGCGGGAGCCGGCTCCACGCGGTGACCACCGGGGTCCGCATTGCGTTGCCTCACAAGCGGTTCTGCCTGCGCATCGCCCGCGAACGGCCGTCCGGGTCGATGACGGCGCGCGCGGTGGGCCGCGCCCACGCCTTGCGCGCCACCGACGGAGCCGGGCGAGGATGGATGCGCAGGTGCCCTCGCGGCCGGGGTTCGGTCCGCGCCGAGTTCCGCCAGTCCTCCAGGGCTTCGGAAGCGCGCCGCAGCACCTCCATTCCCCGCAGCGGGTCGACCAGGTCCTCGTCGTCGTCTTCGCCCCGGCCCAGGTGTTCCCGCCACAGCCGGAGCCGCAGCTCCGCGGCGAACGAGCGGGTGTCGCCGGTGTCCTCGTCCACCACCGCGGCGGTGAGCTCCGAGTCGTAGGTCCAAGACCGGCGGTTGAGGTTGGCCGAGCCCACGGCCGCCCACTCGTCGTCGACGACGCACACCTTGGAGTGCACGTAGACGGGCAGCCCCTCGGTGTTCTCCAGCTCGTAGACCTGGACCCGGTCACCGCCTGCCGCGTACAGCTCGTCCAGCGCCTCGCGGTGCGCGACGTCGCTGGTCGCGACCTGCACGACGCCGTCCTTGTCCGGTCCCTCGGGAAGCACCGCGACCAAGTGCAGCTCCGGCTCGCGCCGCAGGGCCTCGGCGAACACCTCGGCCACCATCGGCGACCAGAGGAACTGGTCCTCGACGTAGACGAACCGGCGCGCGTTGCCCAGCGCCTTGCGGTAACCGCGCGCCACGCTGCGCTCGCCGTGCGGCGCGAACGGATAGGGCGGCAGCTTGCTCGGATAGGTCCGCAGCAACTGCACGACGTGTCCTCCGCACCGAGGCGGCGGCGGCTGTTGCGGCGGGAGTTCGACGGTCTCGCTCCGAGCGCCCCGGATCCTCTCGTAGAGCCACAACAGCGGTTTGCGCCGCAGCGCGGCGGAGTCGTTCCACCGCTCGCGGAAGCAGTGCTCGACGTCGGCCACCGCGGGCCCGCGCACCTGAAGGTGCGCGTCGTGCCACGCCGGCTGATCACCGAACACGTCGGCGATCGACGCCTGCGCCTGGGGATCGCCGTGGTGCTCGGCGTCGTCGCGCCGGCTCGCGCACGGGTCCAGGCCCCCGACGAAGGCGACGTCGGAGTCCGGCTGCCGCGGCCTGCGGATCACGATGAACTTCTGGTGGTGGCAGCCGACGGCCCGCACCCGCTGGTCGAACACCGCCTCCCCACCGAGGCTCTGCAGAAGCGCGACGAAGCTGTCGTTCTCCGGCACGAAGTCCTTCCTGGCGTCCACGTACGGACACCAGAACAGCCCGTGCACTGCCGCTCCGGCCTCCAGCGCCCGGACCAGCAGGCCGCCGACGGATTTCCCCGAGCCGTCGAGCCGCTCGGCGGGATCACCGATCCACGCCGAGATGTAGATCTGGTCGCCCTCACCGACGTCGGCCAGCTCGTCCCGCAGCCGGCGGAAGTAGTCGACGCCGTCGATCAGCGGACGCACCAGGTTGCCCCGGGACCACGCCGCGCCGTCCGCGTGGCGGAGGTCGAGATCGGTCGCGGGGTTGCCCCGTTCCTCGCTGCTGAGCAACCATTTCCCGGCCAGACCGCCGTCCTCGACGTGCTCCACCTGGCAACCGACCTCCCCGTCACCCGAACCGCGCCACGGCCTCGCCCGCCGGCCGGCCGCGTCGCGAACGTCGTCCTCACGTGTGATCACCGCCTTGCGACGCGCCCAAACATCGCGCAGGTAAAGCGGTGCCGGACTGGCGCCCGCCGCGCCGATCACGCCGCGGGCGAAGTTGATCACGGTGGGTTCCGGCGACCGGCCGGGTGACGACCGGCCCGGTGAGAAGCGAAGTCCGGTCGGTGGACGGGACTCGGCTCGGCTGGCCAGGCCGCGGGACGCACCGATTGGCTTTGTCCCCGGGAAGGCACGGTGCCTTCCGTGAGGAGAGGACGCACATGCGCAAGTCACTGTCCCGGGGCCTGGTGTCGGCCGCCGTGCTGCTCGGCGGTGTGCTGGTGGCGCCGCTGGCCACGACGCCCGCCGCACAGGCCAACGTCTTCGACTGCATCGACCACGCCGTCAACAGCGGCGCCACGAACCAGCAGGCGACGGCCGCCTGCGAGAAGCCCACGACCGACGAGTGCTACCAGGCCTTCCGCACCGACCACGGCGCTCAGTCCTGGGCGCAGGACTCCTGCGAACGGGGCCGCGAGGACTGACCCGGGCGCGAGCGCAGCCGGGCCCGGTGCCCGTGCGGACCAGGACGGCTCCGAGACCGCGCTTCGGGCGGCCGTCCTGGGATCCGGGCGCGGCTCGCCGCCTCAGCCGGCGCTCCAGCGGAAGCCGGCGCTGAGCGGGTCGTGGTCGGACAGCGGCGCGCCGCTCTGGGTGCGGAAGCCGGAGCGCTCGTTGCGGTAGCTCGTCGCGTCGAGGGAGACGCCCGCGCCACCCCGGTAGAAGATCTTGTCCACCACCTCGCACTGGTCGGCGGTCTCGTCGTCGCAACCCGGTGCGGGCTCGCCGACCGCGGGCGGGACGCCGCCGCGCACCAGCCGCACCCAGACGTCCTCCAGGCCGTTGCGCTGCGCGAACTCGCGCACGATGTCGCCGCTGCTGGTGTAGCGGGAGTTGGTGTCGCCCATCACCACCACAGCCCGGCCTGCCGAGTGCTCGGCCATGTGGTCCGAGACCTGGATCAGGTTCGACCGCCGCGCCGCCTGGTCCAGCGGTGCGTCACCGGCGTCGGCGTGCAGGTTGTAGAAGTCGACCTCCACCCCGGGGGCTACCTCGACGCGGGTGAACGTGAACCCCTTGGGCGTCAGGCAGTCGGCCTCGTTGATCCAGCACTGCGACCACGTCACGCGGTCGAGGCCGTGCAGCGGGAAGTCCGAGAGGGTGTTGAGCCCCGAGCCGAACGGCACTCCCCCGCTCGTGGGCGTGCGGTGCGGGTGGTCGTCGGCCTCGTACAGCGCGTCGTGGTAGTTGAAGTCCTCCTGCACGTGCACCACGTCGTATGGCCGGACGCGCTCACCGATCACCGGCGTGTTGTTCGCGGGGTCGCTGCCCGACAGCGGCTCGGGCAGCCCGGCCACGTTGTAGGTGAGCACCGTGAACTCCCCGCCCGGCGCCGCGGGCGCGGCGACGGCGGCGGACGGCGTCGCGGCGAGCAGTCCCGCGAACAGCAGTGCGGCGGTGCGCCTCATCCCAGCCCCTTCCCACTCGAAACGTCCGGTCGTCCACCAGACAAACATGAGCGAATCTCACGTTTGTGCCGCTGTCAACCGCCGACCGGCTGCGGCCGGAACTTCGCGCGGGGAGCGGAAAAGCGCGCCGATGCCCGGCTGTCGAAGGACCGCGACCGTCAATCGAGGAGCCGGCTACCGGTGCGCATTGCATCGGAGCATTCGAAGTCGGTTGCCCTCCAGCGCCAATCCACCCACGACCCGCGGCGAGCAGATCGTCCTTTTCCGGTGTTATTGGCCACCCACCACTCGCACCGCCCGGAGGGGCGGCGAAGCGCGCTCGACACTCCGGTATTCCAAGCTCCTCGACTACCGGCTCATCGCCGGGCGCTGCCCGCCCAGTAGCACGGATCCGTGATCAATGCGCAAGCACCCCACCGGCTCGCGAAACGGCACGGACGCATGCCTCACAAGCACTGCGCGTGGCAGCAACCTGCCAGGTACATGGCACGAATCACGTAGCCGGACCGCCCGAACCGAGAGTGCCGCTCCGGCCACTCGCCGTGGGCCGGACCGGCGCCGCGGAGCCTCCCGGAGCGGGTTCCCGGCCGCAACGCCCCCGCCGGAACCTGCACTTTGGCGATTCCTTACGACTTTTGGTTCGGATCATGGGGCGTGTTCTACATTTCCATACTGGCCGGTAACCGAGATCGTGTCCCATCGTGGGGCTAGACCGCCCTCGGACAGGTTGCAGTGAATCAGGAGGCTCGAGTCGGTGTTCAGTCGTGTTGCCATCGTCAACCGCGGAGAGGCCGCGATGCGGCTTGTCCATGCCGTGCGGGAGCTCGCGGCGGAAACCGGGGAGCGGATCGAGACGGTCGCCCTCCACACCGACGTCGACCGCACCGCCACCTTCGTGCGGGAGGCGGACCTGCGCTACGACCTCGGCCCGGCCTCGGCGCGCCCCTACCTCGACCTCGGCGTGCTGGAGCGGGCGCTGGTCGAGTCCGGCGCCGACGCGGCCTGGGTCGGCTGGGGCTTCGTCGCCGAGGACCCGGCCTTCGCCGAGCTCTGCGAGAAGATCGGCGTGACCTTCATCGGCCCCAGCGCCGAGGCGATGCGCAGGCTCGGCGACAAGATCGGCGCGAAGCTGCTCGCCGAGGAGGTCGGCGTGCCGGTGGCGCCGTGGAGCCGCGGCGAGGTCTCCGACCTCGACGGCGCGCGACGTGCGGCAGATGAGATCGGCTACCCGCTGATGCTCAAGGCGACCGCCGGCGGCGGTGGCCGCGGCATCCGCGTGATCAACAGCGAGCAGGAGCTGACCGAGGCCTACGAGCGCACCCGGATGGAGGCCGAGCGGGCCTTCGGCAACGGCGCGGTCTTCCTCGAGCGGCTGGTCACCGGCGCCCGCCACGTCGAGGTGCAGGTGATCGCCGACGGCCAGGGCACCGCGTGGGCGCTGGGCGTGCGCGACTGCTCGGTGCAGCGCCGCAACCAGAAGATCATCGAGGAGTCCGCCTCCCCGGTGCTGACCGCCGAGCAGAGCCGGGAGCTCAAGGCCGCGGCCGAGCGGCTGGCGCGGGCGGTGGAGTACCGCGGCGCGGGCACGGTGGAGTTCCTCTACCACCCCGGCGAGGAGCTGTTCGCCTTCCTGGAGGTCAACACCCGCCTGCAGGTCGAGCACCCGATCACCGAGGCGACCACCGGCGTCGACCTGGTGAAGGCCCAGCTGCACGTGGCCTCGGGCGGCAGGCTGGAGGGCGAGCCGCCCGCCGAGCTCGGGCACGCCGTCGAGGCCCGGCTCAACGCCGAGGACCCCGACCGCGACTTCGCGCCCTCCCCCGGCAGGATCGTGCGCCTGAGCCTGCCCGCGGGACCCGGCATCCGGGTCGACACCGGCGTCAGCGAGGGCGACACGATCCCCGCCGACTTCGACTCGATGATCGCCAAGATCATCGCCTACGGCAGCGACCGCGAGCAGGCGCTGGGCAGGCTGCGCCGCGCGATGGCGCAGACCACCGTCATCGTCGCGGGCGGCGCGACCAACAAGAGCTTCGTGCTGGACCTGCTCAACCGGGACGAGGTGGTCGACGGCAGCGCCGACACCGGCTGGATCGACCGGGAGCGCGCCGCCGGCGGGCTGCGCTCGCACCAGCACTCCGCGATCGCGCTGGCCGCCGCCGCCGTGGAGGCCTACGAGGACGCAGAGCTGGCCGCCCGCCAGCAGTTCCTGTCCACCGCCCACGGCGGCCGCCCGCAGGTGCGCCACGAGACCGGGCGCCCGCTGGAGCTCAAGCTGCGCGACGAGAGCTACCGCGTGCTCGTCGCGCGCGTCGGCCACCAGCGCTACCGGATCGGCATCGACACCGGGTCCCAGCAGCACACCGC is a window of Saccharopolyspora erythraea NRRL 2338 DNA encoding:
- a CDS encoding phospholipase D family protein: MINFARGVIGAAGASPAPLYLRDVWARRKAVITREDDVRDAAGRRARPWRGSGDGEVGCQVEHVEDGGLAGKWLLSSEERGNPATDLDLRHADGAAWSRGNLVRPLIDGVDYFRRLRDELADVGEGDQIYISAWIGDPAERLDGSGKSVGGLLVRALEAGAAVHGLFWCPYVDARKDFVPENDSFVALLQSLGGEAVFDQRVRAVGCHHQKFIVIRRPRQPDSDVAFVGGLDPCASRRDDAEHHGDPQAQASIADVFGDQPAWHDAHLQVRGPAVADVEHCFRERWNDSAALRRKPLLWLYERIRGARSETVELPPQQPPPPRCGGHVVQLLRTYPSKLPPYPFAPHGERSVARGYRKALGNARRFVYVEDQFLWSPMVAEVFAEALRREPELHLVAVLPEGPDKDGVVQVATSDVAHREALDELYAAGGDRVQVYELENTEGLPVYVHSKVCVVDDEWAAVGSANLNRRSWTYDSELTAAVVDEDTGDTRSFAAELRLRLWREHLGRGEDDDEDLVDPLRGMEVLRRASEALEDWRNSARTEPRPRGHLRIHPRPAPSVARKAWARPTARAVIDPDGRSRAMRRQNRL
- a CDS encoding endonuclease, whose protein sequence is MRRTAALLFAGLLAATPSAAVAAPAAPGGEFTVLTYNVAGLPEPLSGSDPANNTPVIGERVRPYDVVHVQEDFNYHDALYEADDHPHRTPTSGGVPFGSGLNTLSDFPLHGLDRVTWSQCWINEADCLTPKGFTFTRVEVAPGVEVDFYNLHADAGDAPLDQAARRSNLIQVSDHMAEHSAGRAVVVMGDTNSRYTSSGDIVREFAQRNGLEDVWVRLVRGGVPPAVGEPAPGCDDETADQCEVVDKIFYRGGAGVSLDATSYRNERSGFRTQSGAPLSDHDPLSAGFRWSAG